The genome window TCTGATCTCTGCCCCACTGGGGACTTCTGCTCTGCTCAGGACCTTACGCACCAGGGGGTGGCGGGTGCCAGCCGCTGCCCAGAGCGGCGCCACCTTGCCCTGGCCATGCCATGACACCCCTACCCGCCATGGCAGCCTcgtcccgcccccttccccacagggGCTCAAAACAGGCGGGGGGacctggggaagggaagggagggtggggggtaacaTTGGCAAGGAGGCTCCTGCCCCATGGGGGAGGGCACCATgacagccagccctgcccccccgccatGGGGTGGGCTTTCGCTGGTGCTGAAAGACTCATCAGCTGGCACTGAGAGCAGCCCCCCAATACCCCTCCACTGCACTGTCTCAAactcccctgtgccccccagaactctccccagctcccctgtgccccccagaaacccctccccccgctcccctgcccccaaactccccagtgccccccagaaacccctccccccaaactccccagaaacccctcccctgcccccaaactccccagtgccccccagaaacccctccccccaaactccccagaaacccctcccctgcccccaaactccccagtgccccccagaaacccctcccctctgctcccctgccccgcccccaaactccccagtgccccccagatacccctcccccAAGCTCCCCAGTGCCGGggccccccagagccagccccgcccccctcacCTCGCCGGGCCGCTACCTCCCAGGTGCGCAGACCAGCTCGCAGGTCCCTACGGGTTGCAGTGCCGGGCACCGCGCTGCCCTCCCGCCGCCCAGGCAGCCCCTCTTCCGAGTCTGGGAGGAGACCCCGCCCCTGCCCGGCGCTGGTTGGTGGAGACGGCAGCGGTGGGAGGGGAGGCGCCGGGCGGAAAAGCCGAGCCCGAAGCAGGAGCGAGCCGACCGACTTCCCAGAAATCACGTCACCCGGGAGGCGGGGACtgggatagggggcggggccgagatgggaaaagagagggaaggagggggcgTGGCCTagagaagaaggggtggggggagcagaagagggagagaatggggagcagggagaggaagggtggaggtggggagcagggaggggaaggggaaaggggggagcAGGGACGCCCAGAGCCCATGCACTGCGCCGGGCCCAGGCACCAAATCAAGGGGCCAGGACCTTCCCCTGCTCGCCTGCAGCCAGAGTTCACCAGCCTGCAGGTGGGGGGACCTGGCAGCCGGCTGCTTTCAAGCCCTGCCCTTGCGTACCTAGTGCTGGTCATccgtggatctcaaagcacttgacaaacggGCCCAAGTTAGGGCCAGAACCCATAAGTCCTGGCTCCGACTGCCCCGCTGTAATTACTAGCCTGCACTTTCCTGGCTGGTAACAAAACCCTGCGAACGCCGAGCTGCATTAGCCAGGCCGAGGCTGGACTGggcaggctgcaggaggggattTGACCCCAGGATTCTTCAtgactcaagttgcagtgggggaggtttaggttggatattaggaaacactacttCACGAGgaggggggtgaagcactggaatgggttacctggtgaggtgctggaatctccttccttagaggtttttaaggcccggcttgacaaagccctggctgggatgatttagttggggattggtcctgctttgagcagggggttggactagatgacctcctgaggtctcttccaaccctaatcttctatgtgATATGATATCTGGGAGAAATTTGGCCACCCAGCACCTTTGAGACCTGCTGATCTTTAGACTCAACTCGTGGCAGCTGGCTGCCCTGGGTCAGGCTAACCGTGGCCGGAGATCACATGCCCCTTATCAAAGTCAAGCACAGGCGCTCATGCTGAGTTGGCAAGTGGCGGGCGgggtccttccctcctccccagagcaccgCACAGGGAGCTGGAAATTGGCCGGAGAGACTCCAGCCCCCGTGCCCACTGCGGCTGAGAGAGCCAGCCACCAGGGcctgggctgagacccaccaaactcattgcACATGGAGGCCACAGCTGGGCATGAAGCTGGGCTGGCTGTgagccagctcccctccctggaACCCCCCCATCATGGACACCAGCACTGGGCTCAAGGAATGGGCAGCGCCCCGCTTTATTCACACCCAGACCGATGGCGGCACGAAGGAGCTGGCCATGGTgacggggctggaggagctcatGGGCAGGGCGGCGGACGGCTCCACCTGCCGGAAGTAGCTGATCAGAGACCGCACCCCCACTTTGATGgccggcttcagccccatgcctATGCCGAGGCCCAAGCTGCCCGCTGACCCACCCACGAGCCCCAGGAGGACGTCGTAGCTCAGGTCCAGGGCCGCCTCGAGGCCCCGCTCCTTGGCCAGCTCCGTGCAGTTCTGGAAGGCGTAGTAGATGCTGGTGCCCATGTTGTAGTAAGTGCTGACCAGGGGCACCCACTCCAGCAAGTCGTGCACCTTCCGCTCCCGCTTGCTGCTGCAGGCCTCCGGGCTCCCGCGCCGGTTCCTTCCTGCCCAGTGGCACCGGTGCAGCCAGGCCTGGGCCCCGTGGCCTGGCCGGGAGTAGGCGCCAGGCTGTCCGATCACCGAGAAGGAGGTGGTCCCGTTGGAGGTCACGCCGGCGCAGGCAGACCCCAGCCTGTGGCAGGCCACGGCGGCGGCTGGGAAGGCGCCATGGGTGCTGGCCACCGGGCCCAACAGCAGGGAGCTGTCAAGCCGGGCCAGGCCCGAGCAACGCCAGGGGCCCGCACCTGCCAGCTGATCCCCGTTGAAGAGCATGGGGGTCCCGCCTCTCCTGGGGGTTCCCGGGAGTCCTGCTATCCCCAGCAGCAGCGCGTTGGCATCCtccacccccaccgccccataGAGCCGCAGCACCAGCCCCTTGGCCTGGCGGGGGCAGCCGGACCCTTGGAGGGAGAGGGCTAAGGCCCCGATGATGAGGGTCTGGGGCAGCGGCTGGAGCTGGGAGAAACCCTCCAGGGCCTCGGGCAGCAAATCCTGGCAGGAGACCCCCACCCGTGGGAGCCCTGGCTGGGGAAGCCACCCCGGGAGGGAGTCAAGCAGCACCCTGGCAGCAGCCTggtgggagctgggtgcgccGGGAGAAGCGGGGAGGGGGGCCACTTCCAACGCTGGGGGCTTGACGGTCCCAGCAGCGCCTCCCGGGGCGGCGGGCAGCTGGAGGCCCTGTAGCTCATGGCACAGCAGAAGCAGGCAGAAGTGGAGAACTGGCTGTTGCATGGCGGGCCGGTCTTTCGGGGGCGCAGCACAGACCCTGCTGAAGAGGACACATCACAGACACAAGacgccagagcccctccctgcagcaggggACCCTCTGGCAGGGGAGGCCAGCTACTGCCACAACTGGGCTCGAGGGACCAGCCTTTGGCTTCTGGAGACCAGGGTTCAAATGTGCAGTGCCTGGCTGGGATAGGAGATTGTGGGTCAGGGtgacagcagagctgtgggggggcagcgTGGCCTAGTAGACACAGCGCTGGCCTGGAACTTGGGAGGCCTggcttctatttccagctctgcctgggcctggggctcagtttccccactgaaaagcactttgagatctgcagtgGGACGTGCAAGCAAAGAATCAGGCATCATTATCACAGGGGGAGTCTAGTCCTGGGAGAGCAGGtggctgcaggttgggattgaggaGCACCCACAGTCCCTTTGAATTCCCAAGGGTGCCCATAGGCCGAGCCCCCAGGAGCCAAGCACGGGGGGGGCCTTCAGACAGCAAAGCAGGTCCTCATTTCCCAGTGTTGCAGCAGCTGCACTAAACTGGGGGGGTAGGACGGACAATGCACCAGGGAGGAATTCTCTTCCCGCCCCAGGAAACAGTGAAGCTGGTGGGCACCAATTTGGCCattcccactgagctgcctgagATTGGAGAAGAGCCCCCACcatcagcagcagcccagggcaaGCTCAGCCACAAAGGCCCCCTCCAGCTCAACGTGTCTGATTGACACAGGCAGCCTAAAGTCCTCCGCCCCTATGGGCAAACAGGGCATTTCCCCCCACGCCCAGCTCGGTGGCATGGATTTGCACACCGATAGCAGTTCCCCCCGGCCCCCAATGACAGAGCTGCTCCCCACCGGACCCTGCTGGGGTTTGGCAACCGACACTGGTGCAAAGGCCTCGTGTAAACGTGCAGCACCCCCGGGCCTCGTCGGCTTCAGGCAGCGAGAGCAGTGGGGACAAACCTCTGAGGCAGGGGGGTGGTTACAGCCTCCGCTCACCTGGGCACAGACGAGATCAGGAGCTCCTGGGCGCCGGGAGGGATGGCAGGATGCCTGGCCCAGAGCCTGCCTGGCCCCTTTTATAGCCCGCCTGGGGGAGGTCTTCAGGCCAGGTGATCCCTTATCAGGCAGCTGATTGCAACAGCCTcaggcccctgctccccccttccaggggcaGGCGTGACAGCCTTCCCCTCTGCAGTCCCCACATGCTCTCTCTGCAGCAGGGTGACCCTGCCCTGGCAGGGTGACCACTGGGCAGGCAGGGaccatggggctgggaggggagggtagCAGGGACCAAGGGAGCTGGGTGAGGCCGGTGCGGGTGTTGTCCCTGCCCTGGCTGGGCTCACGCCAGGGCCTCTGTTCACcttgtttttgtaactgttgGTAAAAAGTCAAAGACCCCTCCCCACTGTGCAACGTCAccaggctgggccagggcccctcccagccagctctagGGTAGCAGACACtgcaggcatgggggggggggggggagaggagaaccaTCCTAGGGTCTGAGGACAGTGTAGGGAGGGGAGATCTGAGCTGGGGTGAGAACAacagggctctgctcctctcCCGCATATggggccagaacccaggagtcctgacaccctgtcccctccacccccagcagccctggcccGCCCCCCACCACTGCAGCAGGGAGACAAGAGGGAAGGTTGAGCCCATTTTATTTTGGCCTTTGCCCATTCGCAATGACACAACACCCAGCCCCTGGTTTGTTTGTTAACTCCTGCTGGAAGTCAAACGACAAAGGGGGCTGGGGAATAGGAATGAGATGGGGAGAGCTTccgcagctgggggcggggggcaagggGAGTTAATGCTCCTGGTTACCCAGCAGGCAGCCGAAAAGCATGAAAGCAggtggcagcaggggctgggagctggctaATGAGCCGGGGGAAAAGGTGGGACATCCCCCactaccccagcccctcccctgagcgaGCCGGGGTGATGGCTGGTCCAGCCCCACTGATCTGCCAGAGGCCCCACCCTGCCAGGCTGCCAAGATGCTAGCCCAGCAGATCCAGACCCCCGTCCCAGACAccgcacacagcccctccctGGCTGGCTCGCCCCGGCTCTTCTGGGACAGGAGCACAGGGACCCAGGGCCCACCCAGCCGGACACGGCCTAGCCCAGTCTGTGTGGGGCCAATAAGCAACGGGTGGAGGGCAGTGTCTGAAGCATAGCCGGGCGCGCCGAGAGCCGCCTGGAGGAGCATTTGCGCGGggcggggtgggatggggggggggaaggagtccaaactgatgtgcgggggggggggggggtaggggtagggggtCCGGCCAGGCCCCTTTAATCTTCCTCCTCGTCCTCAATCCGCAGGCGCTTCCTCCGGTGGGGGGGCCGTGTCCCCTCCCTGTCCAAGGTGGGGTCCGGCTGAGCTGGTGCCTCAGCTGAAAGGAAGAACAGACGAGGGACCTCAGGGCTGcgtcccccacacccctcccggCTCAGCCCCCTCAGCTGAACCCCCATCTCTCTGCCCCTCAGGCCGACCCCCCTCTCCCTCAGTCCATCAGCCCCCCAGGAGTGGCCCATCTTACTCAGCCAGGGGCtattcctccccctcctgcccctgccagaGCAGGAGGCACCTGGGGCCCCACTTGGATCTGCCCCTGGGGTGCCCCAGGATGGCAGCTGCCACCAGTGCCCATCCCCCATcctgtgtgcgtgggggggggggggctcttgcACCCAGGGCCAGCCAGGCTGCAGGGATGGGCAGAGGGAGGCGCTCGGAGACCTTGGATTTCGGGGTCCTCGTCGTCGTCGCTGTGGATCACACGGCTCCGCTTGGGGCCCAGATGCGCCTGGACGGGACGGACCCTGCAATGACGGGGAAAGGATTAGGGGCAACCCCggcacctcccacccccagctctccgcTCCAACCCAGCCCAGTGCTTTGTGAACACTAGACTTCCACCCCCCTGGATAGGACATCATTACctgttagagatggggaaactgaggcgctgCCTTAGGATGTCCCTGCCCCGCAGTAAGAAGTCAGAGGCAGAGAcacaaacagaacccaggagtcctggcttccagttcCCACTCGCTCCAACCCACCAGGCCCCACTTgcccttccagagccagggacagaacccaggaagGGGGTTAGGTTACCACCCCTGACTCTCACCTCTGCAGATCAGACCCTGGGGACTGCTCGGGGCCAGGTGTTTCCTCCTCTGAAATGGGACAAGAAAGTGAAagcatatgtatgtatgtatgtatgtatgtatgtatgtatgtatgtatgtatgtgagtgagtgagtgagtgagtgagtgagtgagtgtgtgtgtgtgtgctgagcaACACAACagtacccccaccccactgcccagccGGTCCCCTGCCTCCTGGGGCAGCCTCCAAGGCCAACCCCCGCACTCATCGCTCACCTGGCAAGGCTGGGGCCCCTCTCTTCCTCCTGGCCAGCCGCAAGGTCTGCAGGGCCTgggctctctgctccaggccggCGTCCGGCCCCCCCGGGGAGCCTTCCTCCCCCTCAGGCTCCTCCTGCgcaacagaggcagccaggcGCCGGAGCTGCTCGGGGCTCAGCTTGGCCGGGATGCGCCAGAAGGAttcctgcagggggcgggggtggggcattAGTGCCAGGCACAGCCTGAAGGGGGCActcaggtggggggggggtcccagtgCTTATGCCCATGTCCCTGTCTCCCCACTACTTGGATTGGACCCCCCACAaaaaatcctttcccctccccccagggcacAAGCCAGCCCCCCTCACAACgccttgtgtgtgtttgggggggggggtaattacCTGCTCGTTAGCTGGGGCCCGAACCCCGACCTTCCGCAGCAGCTTCTGGAACCCCTGGTTCTCCATGGCGTCCTCGTTCTCTTCCAAGAGTGGCACCAAAGGCATGGGCTGGGTGGTGCCTGGGGACAGGGGGAGCCGTGAGGATGAACCTGCCCCACACATGGGGGTTTGGGGGGTTGGGGCTACAGCTGCGGGATCCTTCGAAACTGGGCAACGCCAAGTGGGGGCGCTAGTGACGGGGGGTTCGGGAGGCCCACGTGGGCGCAGCGTAGGGGAGAGATGCACATGGATCCCCTCCCGATGCCCCGGGCTGGCCCCAAGGAGCCTCTCACTCCAGCCGGTATTGGGGTGCCCCATTTCACCCCCAGGAGGGAACAGATCCCATTCACGAGCCTTCCCCCCAGGACCTTCCGTGCGGAGTCCGGGGAGAAGCCACCAGCACCTCCCGAGTGCAGCAGGGCCATGCCCGGCGCCAGCTGCCCTCCCAGCACCGATCCTGCCCCCCCGCCACTAACCGTCTTCCTCTCGGTCCTCGGCCGCTCGGTTCAGGCAGTTCTGAAGCCACAGCAAGGAGCCCGCCAGGCCTGCGGGCACAAGGGAGGGCGGGGGTGAGAGATGGCCCCCGGAAAAGGGGGGGGAAGACATACAACGCCGCACCGAGTTGGAGATTCACAAGCCAGGGTTCCCAGCGGGCAGTGGGGCCAGGTCAGCCCTGGCCCAGAGCTCCCGGGGGAGACGGGGTCGGGCTGAACACGGATGGGGCCCCTTTAAGGAGCCATGGGGCTGCACTCTCTGGGGTTGGGGGGCCAGTGCGGGCAGAGGCCTTGACCCCtgtgtgtctgggctggggagccgAGGCAGCCAGCATTCACTGCCCCCCATCCCACCCGCAACAGAGGCCCATTGGCGCCCATCCGCTCAAGCCAAGCAGCAGCCCGCATGCCCCccaggccagcaggaggcactcacAAGTGCAGTCCCCCCTGCCGCCACTGGGGGAGCCAGCGctctcctcacctccctgcctcaggtggCGCGCCAGGCCCTGCACGTCCTGCTCCGGCGCTGCCTGGTTCTCAGTGCCCTGCTCCCTGGGCCCTTCCGTGGCCCTGTCGCCTGcgcccccttcctcccaggcctcctcctcctcctcactgtcactctcctcctcttcctcctccgcAGGGTCCTCCCGGCCAGCCGCACCCCATGGGGATCTGTCCTCGCTCTGGAAGGGATGGGAGCGACGGTAAAGTCATATGGAAAGGGTGGGGGGTCCTGCCCAGGCTCcatcagggggaggagggggagagctgGGTATGAGAGGGTGCCCGGCCCAGACTCAGCTGCATCTGATCATAAAGGAGTAGGGTCCAGTGGGCTAGagccagggggaggggtggggcacagccttgggagctaggactcctgggttctatccccagatCTGCCACCGACTCAACATGTGAgtcacacccccagctctgtgcctcagtttccccgtgcGTACAATTTGGAGCCCGCCCTTGGGGAGCAGGTCTATAAAGTGCTCGGGGACCCTCCAGAGAAGCCAGCGAAGGCTGCTGAGCAGGGAGCTATCTTCTTGGCTGAGGAATGAGCAACCTCACCCATTGGGGAAGGgatccccagggcaggggggtgccctcagagcccgccccccccccatgggcCTCAGCCCCACGGAAACACATCCCACACAAAAGGGAGGGGAATGGTTCTACACAGCCAGGTGAGCACAAAGACCTGGGTGCAAGGGCGAACCCACTGACCgcccctcccagcaggggcaacccccccacacacacacacacagtgctgtaCCATGCCAGGCAGGCCGGGCTTCCTCTTGCGTTTTTTGTACAGCTCCTTGCGCTCTGCCACCAGCCCCAGGCTCAGCAGCTTCTCCACGACGCGGGCTTTGGAGCGCTTGGCCGTGAGGTGCTTCATGATGTTACCCAGGATATCTGCCGGGGGCGGAGAGATTCTACATCAGGCTGGAGAGCCTCTTTATCACACTGGGCGCAGGGATACGAGGGGGTGAGGAGGTTAATGAGCCCCAGCTGAtcagagacccctcccccccaatcaaTCTGCTCCCACCCCCTGTTCTGCCCCCCGGGGCAGCCCCCTGTGGTCCCCGCTCACCATCTGCGCCCTGGAACTCCTCGAAGAGccgctgcagctccagctcctgctcctccgTCCACAGCACGAGGCGCGTCCCCTTCCTGGGCCAGAACACGGGCACTCAGGGGCAGGAGGGACTCCCAGCCCCCGCGCCCCCCAACCACAGATCGCACCGCGCTGGGACAGGGAGGGACTCCCCTACGGTCACAGGGCATCAGCcgagaatggaacccaggagtcctggctcccagtcctcccCCCGACTACTACTAGACCCCTCGCCCCTCCCAGAGGCAGGACTAGAACACAGGAGTCCTAGCTCCtagtcccccccgccccacagtgcCCACCTCCCCTTGgatacccccctgccccccatgcagAGAGCAGGAGGATTTACTGTCCCTGCCACGCAGAGTCCCCAAATCAAGGTTGTGCATGGACACCGGGGTTCTTTTCACTTTGTGACTGGCTAGGGGCTcccccttgcccccaccccccccaagccctgccgtTCAGCTCCCGAGAGGTGCGGGGGGCACCCACCTCTCCCGCGGGAAATCCCTCACGCTCTCGGCCAGCCCCAGCCGCACCAGCTGCTTGACGACCTGTTTCCGGGTCCGGCTGGGAGCCCGCAGGTGTGCGAGGATGCTGCCGATGACGTCCGCACCTGGGGAGAGGCCAGGGCGCGATTATGAGAAAtgccgccccccgcagctccccaactccctgtcccccaaccccagagcagggctgggagcctgggaccCCTTTAGTGACCCCCGCCCCTCCATCATCCACCTCGTACATGGGCTGCCTTGGCATgtgactggcaggctgcagttacaggCAGACACGGGGCGGCTGGTACCCTGGAGGTTTGTGAGAGGCCCTGTGGCAGCTACCACAGCAAGGCGttgtgaggcaccccaggttgcagggcaggggtgataGCCCCCCCACATTAGTCTGGACTGTGCCCCGATACGTCACAGAGCCCTTgctgtacaggtggggaaactgaggcacagggaagggtaaagtagttcacagtcaacgtggcaaagccagggatagaacctgGGAGTTCCGAGTTCCAGGCCCCACTGTtccaaccactagcccccactcccctctcagagctgggacagaacccaggagtcctgggcaacTCCCCAGAACCCACAGGCCCTGGCAGGTCATTAACAGGACAGCTGGTACCTTCCACTCCCTTGTATTTCAGGTACAGCTCccgcagctcctcctcctcctgcagtgTCCACTTGGAGGCCCTCCGGGCACCAGAGCTGGGGGAAGCAGAGACCCGGTGAGGTGCTGCTGGAGTCGGAGACCCTGCCATccccagctgggaccccagggcTCTAGCCACCTGCAGCacgtggggtggggaaggagggacgCCTGGCCATAGGGTCACCGTCCTGCAATCTGGCCTTAAATGGGGTGCCAATGTCCCTCCCCTGAGAGCCACCCCCGTGCGCAGGGCTTCCTGGGGACTGTGTGCAGCCGGTGTcagcgctgcccctgccctagcACAGCGTGCACTGCACCAGGGGAAGCAGAGCATAagccagagcagccccaaggctgctctaagtAGCAACAGGTCCGGGCCAAGAATACGGGTAACGAAGAGGGGGGCTTAGACCCTtcacccccaccctgtcccagGGCCTCCTTCCGgctggcagcccccagcccagactcactcctctccttcctgcagAGAGCCGTAGCCCTCCGTCATCTCTCGCACGGTGGCCGTGCTCTTCCAGAACAGCAACTCCACATAGACCTTCTTGTTGGTCGCTGCCAGGGCAAAGAACTTGCCCAGGATGTACTTGGCAAAGGTCACCAGctcctggggaggcaggggaaggttAGAGGCCTCACGGCGCCATAAACACCCCCCTTTTCCCCAGCACCAAACTGGGAACCTTCTGGACTGAACGCATGGGCCTGGACCGCTTGAGCCTGGGCCTGGACCGCTTGAGCCTGGACCGCTTGAGCCAACAGAGGAGCTCCCTTAAGGGGCAGCAGTAGTAGGGCTGTTATCTCCATAGCTGGAGCGTAATGGGCTAGCACTGAGCACGtgacagaggggagaggaagatcATGCACGGCATCATGGGTATTCTCTGCTTCCCTgggcctgcagggagcagggcttagctcagagcagccccaaggctgctctaactgaCACGGGAGCGTGGAGGTTCGAGGCCCCTCTTCTCGGCCTTGGCCGTTCCCTGCTGGCAGGTTGGCGACGCAGGCAGAGCCTGGCAAAGGGCGGGCCTTGTCCCGGGGCCCCTCACCTTGTAGGCCGTGGCCGAGGGGTCGCTGAGCAGGCGGTTGAAGATGCAGAAGACGGAGAGCTGGAAGAGCAGTGCCTCCATCTTGAGGTCGTAGGCGATGCGATGAAGCATCTTGGCCACGCAGTGGTTGGTGTGGGCGCTGTTCTGCCGGTAGCCCCGGAGCAGCAGGACGTAGGCCTTGACCACGCTGGCGCTGGCAAAcctggccccccagcccccgACATACAGGTGGGACGGCTCAGCCGAGGGACGGGGCCCCTTTgacaccccttccccacacacaagCAGCAGGGCTCAGCCTCCCTGTACCcaatggggaaaccaaggcacagagcagggaaacgACTTGCTCAATGCCatacagagccaggaatagaacccaggagtcctgcctgccccccaggtcCCTCCACATGCTCAAGAGTCACCCCGCACGGTGACAGCATCTGCCAGCCCGGAGACGTTCTGCCCAGCCTGGGGGCTCTGTGCGCCCAGCGTTCGGATCCAGGGCACCTCGACCTCCATGGCGGGGGGCTCGTGAGCCCAGCTGGACTCCTGGAGAGAGCGtgttccagccctgctgccctgacCCGACCTCCCCTGCTGCGCCCCCCTCACCGTTTCAGATAATCCAGGAAGTTGAACTCTTTTTCTGACACCTGGACAGACGCCAGTTCttcctccacctcctcttcctcctcctcctcctcctcccccggctCCTCGACCTCGGGCGCCGCTTGCCCTGCGATGTCCAGACACCCCGGGATGACGGGGACGCGGCGCCACCAGACACGGGAGGCCTCCCAGGGAGTCGATGACAGCACACGCAGCCGGCTCCTTACCCCGGGGCTGCCCACCCatcaccacccctgcccacacccagcctAGGCACTCGGAGGTTAAGCGGA of Natator depressus isolate rNatDep1 chromosome 20, rNatDep2.hap1, whole genome shotgun sequence contains these proteins:
- the APOF gene encoding apolipoprotein F yields the protein MQQPVLHFCLLLLCHELQGLQLPAAPGGAAGTVKPPALEVAPLPASPGAPSSHQAAARVLLDSLPGWLPQPGLPRVGVSCQDLLPEALEGFSQLQPLPQTLIIGALALSLQGSGCPRQAKGLVLRLYGAVGVEDANALLLGIAGLPGTPRRGGTPMLFNGDQLAGAGPWRCSGLARLDSSLLLGPVASTHGAFPAAAVACHRLGSACAGVTSNGTTSFSVIGQPGAYSRPGHGAQAWLHRCHWAGRNRRGSPEACSSKRERKVHDLLEWVPLVSTYYNMGTSIYYAFQNCTELAKERGLEAALDLSYDVLLGLVGGSAGSLGLGIGMGLKPAIKVGVRSLISYFRQVEPSAALPMSSSSPVTMASSFVPPSVWV